Part of the Labrus bergylta chromosome 19, fLabBer1.1, whole genome shotgun sequence genome, GAAATGTGTATAATCAgctccctctgctctctgtcttaATGCTATAGGCTTCATAAAATGTCTCATATGTTTTTCAATTACTGTCTTGGTCTCAAAATGTAGTCATTTTTTGAACCTTTCAAGTTTGATATtgcttttaaaaactaaacaacaaccAAGTTTTGCAGCAGAACAAGGTCAAACTTTGGAGTTTGCATTAAGATGTTTTATCTACAGATTCAGAGCAATGACTGTTCATTTAACTGAAGAATAACTACTGTTCATTTAACtgacattaaaagacaaataGTAGTGCGAAGTGAAGGAGTTAAATTAACCCTTGGACTGATTTAAAACACGTAGATGTCAACATCATCAAAGGACCTTGCTTTATTGAAACGTTTTCAAAATATACCACTAGGGGGCGGCAGAAGCAAAACTTATACTCCAGGGCAAGAGTAAGGTCCAGTATTTTGAAAACTGTTTGGaaacaaatggtaaatggttGTCCAGTCAAAGTCAAAATGTTATCAGACTTGTATAACTACAAAACTATTCAAATATAATTGTATGTAAAAACCTATCAACATGTTTAAGATGTATAATTCTGAAAGTGAATAATATGAGGAAGCCAACAAACTGTAAGCCTTTCAAAAAATGCTGTCATCAGCTCATCATAAAATGTGTGACTCACTGAAATGTGCTGTTTAAGTTGTCCAGAGagtgctgataaaaaaaacaccttcaagTGTGAAGCCACCCTTTGTTTTGGCAGCTCTCCTCATGCAGAATTTGAGAGTATAGGGACGATTTAAAAAAGCCAAACAGCAGGACAGATTTCTCTTAAATCTGTGACCATTATGCAGGACAAACTGCTGATGTGCATGAATGCATGATGTGCTTTACAGGTGAGTAGTTCTTAGAGCCTTAGAGCTTGATTTTCCATTTTTAATAGGCTATATATcccattattttttaaactttttttttgcttgtagaCATGATTTTTGCAAGCATATATGTATATAGGCATATGTAAATGAGATAAAATCATCCTGTAGTGTATCCAACATCATATTTCAAATGAGATATTTTCTTCCTGACAGTTATGTAGCTGGGGAAATATTGTCAAATCTAACTGATAGAGATGACAGCGGCTCCCCCGAGCAGTGACTGATGGAGTCTACTCCTAAATTCCTGAGGGAGCGCACATGCTCAAGGTGAAAATAATGCGTAAAGGTGAAATCACAGTTATTTACTATTGCCTGAGAGCCTGAATATATACAATACAAATGATGCTGTAATGAAAGGGTGAATATTTTTGTAATCATGAgtgaaaattgaaaatgaaatagtTTAACTCACCCTCTCTTTAATCTGGCACGCTTGTCATTGTGAGAGTTCCATTTTGATAATTTTGCAGtgagaaaaaagggagaaatttcaggtgtttttcttttcttttttacctgaAATTGTCCCTAACTTCAATTTGTGGTCTGTCAGGTCCAGCTCTTAACCTGCTGTTGTTATAAAATAAATCCAAACCAAGCCTGCAACATGAGAGAAGCACATAGACAAATTACAGTAAGAAAGCTTCATTCTCCTTTTATGAGTTTTTAGGGTTTCAGCAGCTCAGTTCCCCTGTTGCTTTGCCGTCCTCATGGCAACAACAATCTGGCTGTGTACTTGCGGGAGCTTGTTGCATGCTGGGGGATTATATGCACAAGATCCTGGCCTGTATCCAGCACGCTGCACTGGATGACAGGAGGAAGTCAGGCATGGGTAAGCCAAATACTGAGAATCAGAAGCAACACACAGATGGAAATGAATTTAAGAGCTGACACTTAAAGATAAAAGAATGCCTTTTTAGCCGTACTGTCTGTCAGCTATTTGAAGGTTGGATACAGGTCGAGCcacatttcttattttacaaGTGACAAATAGATGCTTGCATCTAAGACTGAACATTactatttcattaaaaaaattaagcaatGACATATTGCGTTCCCATTGTTCTGTTTCACATTAATGTAATTGAGATTTACAGGAAAATCTCCCTAAATCTCCCTGCATTTGGGAAgaacaatttgttaaaagtgtAGGTTGTATTTTTTACTATTTACACTTTAGAATCAAGTGTTATTCCCCTTTTTTTACTCTGAAGATATAAACAGCAACAAAACGGGTGTGCTGATTTTCATCATCACGTCTCCACTCTTCTTTCTAACCTTTTGCAGGCTAATTCATTACAGATGTTTTTTCCAGCTATGATTCTTTTGAATTATGCAACCAGATTTAATAGCAGATTTGAATGTGTTCCTACCACTGGCAATACAAATTacaatatatgtgtgtgtgtgtgctctggtTTGCACCATAAAACCATATCATTATATTATCGTGTTGTGTTTTCATCCCTGAATGACATTACAAGCCTTCCATATTTGAGTAATTGAATttggcttgtttgttttttgactcCTGCCCCAGCTGTGCTGCCAAAGCAGATGTTATGAGAGTAAATGATAAGAGACCTAATTCTCAACTTTCTCTTGTTCCAAATCATTCTTTAAAGTGCTGGACGTCAGCATATTGCCTCCCTGGTGTGTGGCTGTAGCCTGCCTTCCAAATGCTTAAGAATTAATTGTCAAATCTGccatgaacaacaacaacaaaccctaCAGCTAAGTTTGCCTATTATACACCAGGAAGGGACCTAAAATGTACAATATAGCTACAGTACAGTTTATTGTCTCTCCTTTGAAATTCCCAATGATTTCTCCCTAAAGTCTGGATTTCTTCCACTATATTGATGTTGAACCATTAAGTATTCTATATGTTCTTTTTCATACAACAATAACCGGATGTGAATTGCTACAACATGTTACCTGAATAAAAATGcttaaaatgtgactttattTTCAGAGAATTGTTCCCCTATGATCTACTCTTTCAAAATGTGATTCACTGACTGTTTGCTCTGTAAATTGGGCAAACTGATGAATGCATTTCTCCATTTGGGATAAAGCTACTAACTACCCCCACACTGCTCCACCATTTGAACAACTCACTCCCTATTCAATGGATTAAACATTATAAACCAACAAGGTATTTGAGTAGTTGTCTCTGTTCTCAGTTGCAGTAATATGATATGTGTCGACAGAAAAGGTGCATGATCACCGCAGAAGAAGAGTCTATGCTGAGTCAGGACCTCACCATCTGTTACCTCAGGGAACCTGCGCTAATCAGCAGATCTTCGTCCAACCCCGGTTTCAGGGAGAAAAACTCTGTGCTGATGCCAAATACAGGCGCTGCAAAATGTAAGATCCTAATTACATAATATCCTCCTGTCTTATTAGCATCATATTCAATCTTTCATTATTGTTTTGTCAGCTGCACTTTACAGAATCAGCTCTTATAGGAGTTTTTAATGTCCTATTTATGTAAAGTGATGCAGGAGAAAGCTCTGTATTGATTATACTGGATCACAGTGCAGGTTTTCGATACTGTAGACCACATTTTATTGGTTGAAAGGTTCAGGCATATCTGGTTGGGTATTTCTGGTTCAGCTTTAGACTGTTTCTTCTCTGTTATCAGACAGGACATTCTCTGTTACAGGTGACAATTATACCTTTCTAAATAAATCCCTGGTTTGTGGAGTTCCCCATGGTTCTGTCCTGagcccaatttttttttttttgccttgaacaccatttttatttttctcacatATTTTCCACCACAATTGGTTTTACTTTTTGCGTATGTGTAACATGTAACTTTTTTCACTTCCACCTCTGGTAGTGACGGGTATTTCTGGCCTCTGCAGCTGTTTGTAAATTAGATTCACATGACAAGCCTGTGAGTAGATGCTCTGtaaaacagagaacaaaaatgagcagtgtgtgtgaggagaaacTTCTGTAAACTTCCTCTTTTAAGTGTGAAGGGTTTTTTTGGCTCGCTAACATTTATGCACTTTTCTTAACGGAACATTACCCTGCTGATCATTCTGCAACAAGGTAAAATCAAAGTGTTTATTCTTCTCTATAGTAATGTAAGCATGTTTGGCTGTGATCTTTATCGGATACGTGTCAAAGGTTAAAGTTAAATTGTTTGTATGGATTGTGCTTTATGAGGGTAAAGAtttgaaggagaaaaagacaaGAGATTACAGTTAAAAAACTTCTTCTTTTGAACGGGAACAAATCTTTTAAATTCTCCGATGCTTGAGCACAGCCTGTGCCTTTTGAAATTGTTATTTGACTTTCACATGAAGTTTTATAGGCTTCCCTTTGCTATGTTGTGGCTCTAGACTGGAATAGAGAAGAACAGTTCAAATGAACAACATGAATAGTCTACTGAAGAAAGACTTCTTAAAGAATGGGATGCCGGCACGTATACTTTGGggaatttgactttttaaactaaagtctcCTGAGAGTTTGAATTGAGTGTTCGAAATTCTCTTACTGGTTTGACACACTTAACTTTGCTTGTTATGGTGTAAGAGGTGCTGCAACTCAAGGTTAGTTTCTTAATCACCCAGTGAAGAGCTGCAGGTGTTTAGTTGGGGGAATTTGACTTTGAGTTCAAATTGAACACTTTTTAAGATCTACTTCAAAAAATTATCTAAATTCATATTTGATGACTCAAAGTCAGTGTGCAGAAGATTTTCTAATCAGACCATGAAGCTGGGTTTAAAAGATCATAGAAGATAATATGTAAAGACATCGGTGAATAAAAGGATCAATAAACTTTTTTATAGCCTGGTTGTAGCTTTAACTGGAAGACAGCTCATAAGCTCAACCCTGGTCTGGTAAAAGTAAGACATGAGGAAAGAATGAATATGGAGCCAGTTAAGCAAGAAATGTGTGTACAGAACCAGTAAGTATGGCGTTACAATGGTAGTAAgtataaacaataataattctGCCAAACCAACAGTCTGGACAACTCATTTCTAGTGACAAATAGGCTACCaaaaaattaaagataaaaCTATCTCAGCAACTAACTTTGTTGTTAATCCACCAACTTCTTTGATGGctaatcattttttatttgtctgcttGAAGAATGTGGTTAGTTACATtatcttttttatctttgtaGGATGCACACTCTGTGTGCCATGTTGCTTCTGGTCTCCCTGGATCTCAGccactcttcttctactgcctTACGTAAATTGTGGGAAGATTGGACAGTAAAACATCACAAGGTGTATGATAATCAGGTGAGAGAGTGAAAACATCATTTCCTCTTTCTATTTACAGACACATATAGAAACACAAACGGTGAGATCATggagtctgtgtttttgtttcagactGAGGTCGTTTTCAGGAGAGCGGTTTGGGAGAAGAACGTGCTGTTAGTGTTGAGGCACAATCAGGAGGCCTCAGCAGGGAAACACAGTTTCAGGATGGGACTCAATCATCTGGCTGACATGGTACCAATCTACTCTGaggaaacagtttgtgttttcagtctcCTCCCGCTCCTTTTCATGTCTTAAATATTAGTCTGAACATGAATAGTCCTGAACAGGAATGTATCAAAGCAATAAcgcaaaaaaagtattttaacgGTTTCTTTACCTGCTTAAACTTACTGCAATAACTCCATAAATGACCAAAAACTTGTTCATTTAAACATAATGGAGGTTTAGAGTTAATATGAGAATAGCAGTATAGAGGAAAACACCAGCTGTTTGGATTGCAGTGGGTGTTAACCAAAAGTGCAGTAAAGTCAAATgtcaagaagaaaacaagataaaaaagtTCTCAGCCGTTATTCTGGTCACTAGATTCAACCACCTCTGCTGCCCTCGAGCTTATATTCACATTACAAATGATaacttctttttatttactgataactaaaatcatttttacttaTTGGTAATTTCAGATTTTCTAATCAATCACATATTATTTTTCTCCCACCACTTTGTAATAGCAACCATGACCTTGAGCTAAGCACAACAGTGggtaactgtttttattttatccatGCAGTGACTCTCCTGCCAAATACACAACTTTGATACATTTTGGATGTTTGTTTGGTCTAATCAGAGTTTTACGTGGGCTAGAAATGGGCACTTTTTAAGTAAGTTAAACAAGCACTGGATAGGTCCTTGGTGAAGCTTAAAAAATGTTCTTGGCTCCAGTCAGATATATCCTTTGGCCCCCATAAACTGGTTAGTGCACACACACCATGTCTCAAAACTAACAAAAGTAGCTTTGTGCCAACATGAAGGATTCCTCTATAGCTCAATAATGAAATATtattcatcaaacagaaaaagtacACGTCAGAGGGATTTTCTGATGACCAACTAAGAGGAATGCTTGATCACCATGCCATTATTTAGAACAGAAATGTATTAGAGCGCCTTCTGGTGGATAAAAaatacatgacatgaaacattttagtACTGAAGAGTAGCCCTCATTAACTGGATCGTAATCCATCCTGGTACCACTGCCGACATGTGCTTTTCATTACAACGCTGCAGTCACACTCATTGACCTCTGCTGGTGAGAGAAGCATGTTACTGACCAACACTGTTAATCTGCATCTAAACCCTCTGCTGCTGGATTTCAACCCAAACCTATAGAGCAGCTCTAATCTTCTCTTTTACCATCTGATGAATTTAATCCAACATAGCACGGACAATCTGGACAATCAGGACATAAAGTACATCTGGGGATGCCAAAAAACTTACATAAAGGTTTACGTACACCAAACTGGTACAACATGTCTGGAACATAAAGAACCACAGCAGAACTGTGGGCCAAACCTGTTTTGAGTGAAGTTATCGAAAAACGCTTTTAGTTGTGACTATAATGAGTGTGAGATCGATGAAAAAGGAATAATTTCATTAATTTTATGCACAAAAAAGCTGTTACTGAAAGTACAGTATGTCCCAGAGAGAGGACAACTTAACTTGAAGATACAAAAGAGCCCGGATGAAATGATCTTCattttttagagaaaaaaaaggttttaatgaGATTATAAAACTGTGATGAAAGTCAAAATAGGAACATACTGTTGACAGAGGAGGACTGCACGctgattaaaatgattaaaaccaAATGATGCTCGGTTCTGCATCAGAAGTTCCTGTATTTAGAGGCAAAAGTTCCCTCATGATCAAGCTCAGGGGAACTTGGTGTTAACTTAATGACCGTATCAAAGAGGTTTAGGGAcacctgcaaaaaaagaaaaacttccaaAGACATGAgaatcaaacttttaaaaagaaaaaaaagggtcagTGGTGTGCATGGAGGAACTTGGTGTTTTTTGAAAAAGATCCCTTTTTGTTGTCAGATAGCACTTAGACTACAAACACCTTTGGAGGATTTTTTAAAGGCTTGATCTGAATTTAAAGATTTAAGGCACAGATTCAAAGATGTGTATTGTGTACTTAAAgtgctgaaaatacaaaatataggCATGTTGAATGTGTATAAAGTAAGAACTCTTATCAGGAGGCCAACATTACGATTTTACATTATACCATCCTGTgtatttcatatatttataaaaacttTTTTCTATAAAGACAGCTGAGGAGATCAATGAGAAACTGAATGGTCTGAAGCTGGAAGATCCATCAAACTTCAGAAACGGCTCTTTAAAGGAAGTCAGCAGCGTATCGATACCTCAGAGTGTGGACTGGAGGAAGAGCGGCCTGGTCAGTCCGGTCCAGAACCAGGCGAGTGATAATCTAAGAtctgttatttttcaaaatgtgggAATAAGAACAATGGCATGACAGTCAGTGGCACTAAAcatgatttgatttcttttaagGGGATGTGTGGGTCATGCTGGGCCTTCAGCTCTGTGGGGGCTCTGGAGGGTCAGATGAAGAAGCGGACAGGAGTTCTGGTTCCTCTGAGTCCACAGAACCTGGTGGACTGCAGTTTCGTGGATGGAAACCGTGGCTGCAGAGGAGGATTCATCTCTAAAGCCTTCGGATACATCATCCGCAACCAAGGGATCGACTCAGAGAGCTTCTACCCGTACGAACACCAGGTCGTCCTCAGCATGAGAAACCACAATTAACTTTAGATAAACTGTCAGGTTTAAGAAAACTTGACCCACTTATATGTTACGTGTCATTTCCTCCAGTTCATTGTTTCCTCGTCTTtcccttcttgttttttttgctctcagTTATTAATACTACAAATTAGACGTATCATCAGATTTAatcctaatttaaaaaaaaagaagcttttctATATTTCATTTGCTTTATAAGTAGCCCATGATTCCATTGTTTGTAACAATAAAACATCAGTTTCAGCACATTTTACCAATGTAactatgtttttattaaagagtcttGTTTAAGAGGAAGTGATATTAGAATGTTTCTTTTGCACCattactgtaaataaatcataaattcTGACTTCATACCAATTCAGGAAGCACTGTTAATGATGTATTCCTCTTATCTGATTTGCAGAATGGGAAGTGTCGTTATTCCGTCACAGGAAAAGCCGGTTACTGCTCTGATTTCCACATCCTCCCATATGGAGATGAGAAGACTCTGAAGGCCGTCGTGGCATCAGTCGGTCCAGTGTCTGTGGCTGTGAACGccatgctgaaatcttttcatctctATAGAGGAGGTGAGGCTGCACCACTTTGACTGAGAGGTTAACATGCAAAGAGAAGTTAAATAACATTTCATGGTTTGGTTCTGTAGTTGTGGATCTTGGTTAGGGTTGGCAGTGGCAGCGTGACATTTATGCCTGACAGTGTGTTATCAACTATATTATGCCATGAAATAAAAGTTAACCTGAAGACATTCTGTGTTTGCATCTTTCCCTAATGAAGAACTTTTTTAACTGGAAAAAGAATTGGATCCATACAAGAACAAGTGATTTCTAGGGGAACAAACTGTAATATTTCAGAGTTTTTCTTCAACATGTCACTTTTATAAAAACGTGATATGAATATAAAGTGATCACTTTCTCAGAACCTTTATAAAAGGCCCTCACTCTGCAGTCAAACAACGTTACTCTGCTGGAATATTCATACTTCAGCTGTAGAATTTCTATTAAATTTAATTGAATGTTAAAAGTTTCAAAGATGGACCACATTTTCCCTTTTCTAAACAGATAGATAATGCCATATTTTCAAGAGGCTCAAGGCCTAGATTTTTGTTAAAATCATATTTAGAGAGCAAAATACTTTATTTACCCTACTGTACCTTTGCTTTTAAACAGAAAGGCACTGGTAAGTTAAATCAATGATTggttgcattttaaaatgttactaCTTACTTCAATCTTATGGAAACTATAAACTCTGCTTTGTGTGGCACAACCtgttcataaaatgtgttcattattCCACTTCTGTAACGTGTCCGCTGTATTTAACCAATAGACTGTAAGCAGCTATAAACACAGCGATAACAGGAGTGAATTTAAAGTGTGATGTTCCAGTTAAATAAGTCAAGTTGACAACAGAGCCTAAACTAAAACCTGTGTTGAAAACTTTCCCATTCCAAAAAATCACTTAAACTATTTATCATTCCCCCCtaaatgatctgatatcagacgTTATTCAGCTGTCATGCAGGTTCATAGAAGAGATTCCATTATTTTTcgtatatttttttatctttttaaccTTATGTGTCTTTCAGGTTTGTACAACGTTCCCAGCTGCAATCCCCGCTTGACCAATCACGCCGTGCTGGTCGTGGGCTACGGCAGAGACCAAGGACAGGACTTCTGGCTTGTGAAAAACAGGTATGTTTTTTCTCACATTTCAGAATATGAATGTCTAACCCCACATGGTAAAACAAAGGATGACTTCTACACATGTGAACAAAATATAGTGTaactgttttgctttttttcattcCAGTTGGGGAACCACGTGGGGAGAAGACGGCTTCATTCGGATCGCCAGAAACAAGAAGAATCTCTGTGGCATTGCCAGCTTTGCAGTCTACCCCACGCTGTGAAAATGTCACCTGTGTCCTTCATTATCAGAGCAGGACTTAAGTTATTTTGTttaccgggggggggggggggcagtttgTTGTCATGTTTAACAGTGGTCATGTTTAAGCTATACTACAATTAAAAACTAAGCCAAAAAGAGTTTTCAGTGTCATTCAGTAAATTACTTTACTAGTCTAAATAACTTTGAATGTTTAAGTAATCGattaaaaaatgtctgtaaaGAAAGAACAGAGACTGTGtccctttaaaaatgttttggtcaCATAACTGAACTGAGAGCCTGTAATGTTATTATATAACAGGATACAATACGATTAAGAGATATCAGCCTGACAATGTTTTTTATCTATAAGAAATATAAGAATCACGTCATGTTCACTTATGTATCTCGTAGTCATCCTTTGTCCAAGGAGTTGAAGTTGCTGCCATCTGGCTGCAGATTCAGCCTGCCGGCATGTAGGGCAAGCAGACTGAGAAACTAATTTGTCCCTGCTCTCATCgcctttttaaatgaataatggTGTTGCttttcatctgtgttttttatctATTGTAATGAATGAATTGTCCTTTCTTATATGGTATGCTGATTGCTGGCTGTATCttactgctgactgcaaaacaaattgccctctcacaacaataataaagacaaccttgacCCTCACTTAGTCAGATAGATGACATTGAcatcatttgaatatttcatcATGAAGTGTTATTTGGTATTGacgatttaaaaagaaatctaaGTCTAAAAATACCACTGTTGAGTTCAGTCCATTATTTTAGCCTCCTTTGACCTACCTTCACtctatatttaatttaaaaattacAAACTGCACACTACAACAGCATCAACAGACAGACTACTAACTTGTCATTACAGTGGAGCGTTTGCAGCCAAAgccacattttttattatccTCAGATGTTTGTAGCctgtaaaaacaactttaagaGATAAAACACAGTTTTTACATTCATCAGGTTGAATTTCCTCAGAACTTAAAAGTCAgaactataaaaaaataataataataattggtcctcatcctcttccgtagaaac contains:
- the ctss1 gene encoding cathepsin S, ortholog 1 isoform X2, encoding MHTLCAMLLLVSLDLSHSSSTALRKLWEDWTVKHHKVYDNQTEVVFRRAVWEKNVLLVLRHNQEASAGKHSFRMGLNHLADMTAEEINEKLNGLKLEDPSNFRNGSLKEVSSVSIPQSVDWRKSGLVSPVQNQGMCGSCWAFSSVGALEGQMKKRTGVLVPLSPQNLVDCSFVDGNRGCRGGFISKAFGYIIRNQGIDSESFYPYEHQNGKCRYSVTGKAGYCSDFHILPYGDEKTLKAVVASVGPVSVAVNAMLKSFHLYRGGLYNVPSCNPRLTNHAVLVVGYGRDQGQDFWLVKNSWGTTWGEDGFIRIARNKKNLCGIASFAVYPTL
- the ctss1 gene encoding cathepsin S, ortholog 1 isoform X1 yields the protein MMHTLCAMLLLVSLDLSHSSSTALRKLWEDWTVKHHKVYDNQTEVVFRRAVWEKNVLLVLRHNQEASAGKHSFRMGLNHLADMTAEEINEKLNGLKLEDPSNFRNGSLKEVSSVSIPQSVDWRKSGLVSPVQNQGMCGSCWAFSSVGALEGQMKKRTGVLVPLSPQNLVDCSFVDGNRGCRGGFISKAFGYIIRNQGIDSESFYPYEHQNGKCRYSVTGKAGYCSDFHILPYGDEKTLKAVVASVGPVSVAVNAMLKSFHLYRGGLYNVPSCNPRLTNHAVLVVGYGRDQGQDFWLVKNSWGTTWGEDGFIRIARNKKNLCGIASFAVYPTL